The Candidatus Thermoplasmatota archaeon genome has a segment encoding these proteins:
- a CDS encoding helix-turn-helix domain-containing protein yields the protein MRHAVDRLSALIGLGLSDAEAGVFLALLDHGSLPAGLVAKASRLPRNRAYETLESLHGKGLIEILPGRVRQFRARPVSEFLDTRIEECAETIRELQGRRPFAEAVFVPAQTQEADSGGSTSRILLGRRAVAREIDRLLGSAKERVVAAASAGGSERLLLRLAAAAERDPSLAFEVVLPHAAATAGLERLPAALASGLCLAEATLACEVLVVDDAHVLVNHPVPDDAHARLGRDFAFYARDPSLARDQRLLLECLRLARGIQAAGVCRPADNAEPNSPAREETMRRETKREGASLV from the coding sequence ATGCGACACGCCGTCGATCGTTTGAGCGCCCTCATCGGCCTGGGCCTGTCCGACGCCGAGGCAGGCGTGTTCCTTGCGCTGCTCGACCACGGCAGCCTGCCGGCGGGTCTCGTCGCAAAGGCGTCCAGGCTGCCGCGCAACCGCGCCTACGAGACGCTCGAATCGCTCCACGGCAAGGGCCTCATCGAGATCCTTCCCGGCCGCGTGCGCCAATTCCGGGCGCGTCCGGTGTCCGAGTTCCTCGACACCCGCATCGAGGAGTGCGCCGAAACCATCCGCGAGCTGCAGGGCCGCCGCCCGTTTGCCGAAGCCGTCTTCGTGCCCGCGCAGACCCAGGAGGCGGATTCCGGCGGCAGCACGTCGCGCATCCTGCTCGGTCGACGGGCCGTGGCGCGCGAGATCGACCGCCTGCTCGGATCGGCAAAGGAGCGCGTCGTGGCCGCGGCCAGCGCGGGCGGAAGCGAGCGGCTCCTCCTGCGGCTTGCCGCCGCGGCCGAGCGCGATCCCTCGCTCGCCTTCGAGGTCGTGCTCCCGCATGCCGCGGCCACGGCCGGCCTGGAGCGCCTGCCGGCGGCGCTCGCCTCCGGTCTTTGCCTCGCCGAGGCGACGCTTGCGTGCGAGGTGCTCGTGGTCGACGACGCGCACGTGCTCGTCAACCATCCCGTTCCCGACGACGCGCACGCCCGCCTGGGCCGGGATTTCGCCTTCTACGCACGCGACCCGTCCCTCGCGCGGGACCAGCGGCTCCTCCTGGAGTGCCTCCGCTTGGCCCGGGGGATCCAAGCGGCGGGCGTCTGTCGGCCGGCGGACAACGCGGAGCCTAATAGCCCCGCGCGAGAGGAGACCATGCGACGCGAAACGAAGCGGGAAGGTGCGAGCCTTGTTTGA
- a CDS encoding response regulator produces the protein MDSTLPRVLVVDDMAEIGILLQRVLAGRGGLAGEVVVEADAQRALKRIREERFDVVVTDYRMPFYDGLALLQEARRANPRCFRVLMTAYPELPATADDILGASVDAYLLKPFRPDDLRALLHGLLHGDRERIFGLRSGAREFERLRPASAGTNARAEG, from the coding sequence ATGGATTCGACCTTGCCGCGCGTCCTTGTCGTCGACGACATGGCGGAGATCGGCATCCTGCTGCAGCGCGTCCTTGCCGGCCGGGGCGGCCTTGCGGGCGAGGTCGTCGTCGAAGCCGACGCGCAGCGGGCCTTGAAACGCATCCGGGAGGAGCGCTTCGACGTGGTCGTCACCGACTACCGCATGCCTTTCTACGACGGGTTGGCCCTCCTGCAGGAGGCCCGACGCGCAAACCCGCGGTGCTTCCGCGTCCTCATGACGGCTTACCCCGAGCTGCCCGCGACCGCGGACGACATCCTCGGAGCGTCCGTGGACGCTTACCTTCTCAAGCCCTTCCGACCCGACGACCTGCGCGCGCTGCTCCACGGCCTCCTGCACGGCGACCGCGAGCGGATCTTCGGCCTTCGGAGCGGCGCGAGGGAATTCGAACGGCTCCGCCCGGCAAGCGCCGGGACGAACGCGCGCGCGGAAGGTTGA
- a CDS encoding response regulator, protein MPDGQAPSRTVLVVDDLPEICAYFQSVLRRLRRFDLQSVTEINSARALDLLRTRPFDLVISDFRMREVDGLEVLAVAAAHGSGLRVLMTGYNELPATVERFQAARIDAILQKPPRTSEVVELLNGLLSFDEASLRSWRTKAREAERSLAIQPSPSVGEA, encoded by the coding sequence ATGCCCGACGGCCAGGCACCCTCCCGGACGGTCCTTGTGGTGGACGACCTGCCGGAGATCTGCGCGTACTTCCAATCGGTCCTCCGTCGGCTCCGCCGGTTCGATCTCCAGTCCGTCACGGAGATCAACAGCGCAAGGGCGCTCGACCTGCTGCGAACGCGGCCGTTTGACCTTGTCATCAGCGACTTCCGCATGCGCGAGGTCGACGGCCTTGAGGTCTTGGCCGTGGCGGCAGCACACGGCTCGGGGCTGCGCGTCCTCATGACGGGCTACAACGAGCTGCCGGCCACGGTGGAGCGGTTCCAGGCCGCGCGCATCGACGCCATCCTCCAGAAGCCGCCGCGCACGTCCGAGGTGGTGGAGCTCCTGAACGGCCTGCTGAGCTTCGACGAGGCGTCGCTGCGGTCCTGGCGCACCAAGGCCCGAGAGGCGGAACGGTCGCTTGCGATCCAGCCCTCGCCCTCAGTTGGCGAGGCCTGA
- a CDS encoding response regulator, with product MDARWRRDRRLPTAILVSRPGDGGLPSGAMPGGGSGNPSGEGVPPCLGTPAGGAPRPAPCLRVLVVDDEPLIRGLLAQTLARLPLPSPVVVETAASAEEALGKIEDRSFDAVVSDLRLDGADGIELLAYVARRRPGAVRVLLSAYAAPEIERRARAQAGVAALVPKPWSTAELLRIFRMLLSREERDGDPGAPVRGRPDSARI from the coding sequence ATGGACGCTCGGTGGCGGCGCGATCGAAGGCTCCCGACGGCGATCCTCGTTTCGCGTCCGGGCGACGGTGGCCTGCCGTCCGGCGCGATGCCGGGCGGCGGCTCCGGCAACCCGTCGGGGGAAGGTGTCCCCCCGTGCCTTGGCACCCCGGCCGGCGGGGCGCCCCGTCCGGCTCCTTGCCTGCGCGTGCTCGTGGTGGACGACGAGCCTCTCATCCGGGGGCTTCTGGCGCAGACGCTTGCCCGGTTGCCCCTTCCGTCGCCGGTCGTCGTCGAGACTGCCGCAAGCGCGGAGGAGGCGCTCGGGAAGATCGAGGATCGGTCGTTTGACGCGGTGGTGAGCGACTTGCGTCTGGACGGCGCCGACGGGATCGAGCTTCTGGCGTACGTGGCGCGACGCCGGCCCGGCGCGGTGCGCGTGCTCCTGTCCGCCTACGCGGCGCCGGAGATCGAGCGTCGCGCCCGGGCGCAGGCCGGCGTGGCCGCGCTTGTTCCCAAGCCGTGGTCGACGGCCGAGCTTCTGCGAATCTTCCGAATGCTCCTTTCCCGGGAGGAGCGCGACGGGGACCCGGGCGCTCCTGTCCGCGGCCGGCCGGACAGCGCACGTATTTGA